The following are encoded together in the Streptomyces sp. NBC_01465 genome:
- the rpmA gene encoding 50S ribosomal protein L27: MAHKKGASSTRNGRDSNAQRLGVKRFGGQVVLAGEILVRQRGTHFHPGTGVGRGGDDTLFALNAGAVEFGTHRGRKVVNIVPVVAAA, translated from the coding sequence ATGGCACACAAGAAGGGCGCATCGTCCACTCGGAACGGGCGCGATTCCAATGCTCAGCGGCTCGGCGTGAAGCGCTTCGGCGGTCAGGTCGTGCTTGCTGGTGAGATCCTGGTCCGCCAGCGCGGCACCCACTTCCACCCGGGCACGGGCGTCGGTCGCGGTGGCGACGACACCCTGTTCGCGCTGAACGCCGGTGCGGTCGAGTTCGGCACGCACCGTGGCCGCAAGGTCGTCAACATCGTTCCGGTCGTCGCCGCAGCCTGA
- a CDS encoding Rne/Rng family ribonuclease, with protein MLEREESGNAGSNEDNNSPSDTLPPRRRRRAASRPAGPPVGGATESAESAAPAIPAAEGTAAEAPEASAPAVRRRATRKATAAAGAPKAEAAETVETEAAEPAPRGRTRRRASAPAGAPVAEAAVTAVSASADEPQAAEPAESAAPPRARRRATRSVSAPAGAPKTTEAVEAVEVAAPAETVAQDVAAEPAESAAPPRARRRATRSVSAPAGAPKAAEPAEIVVAAVPDAAPVEEAEAAPEPAAPSRRRAARKATAPAGAPKAAEAVEAAEPAPVESDEPAPRGRNRRRATAPAAAPVAEPAGESLPEAVAETLAEENDSPSRSRKRRRAEAPQFTAKAEEKQPEENGRSRRRAQRPAVAVFQAPVFTEPMFQTPESAAAAAAARPAEVEDEEEVEETVVEAVTPAETEQPASQAGSRSSRRRRRRGEPAEAEKAVEAAPVEEPAVEEPVEAEVEAEDGQDAEESDEYGDRPSRRRRRGGRRRRRGEPADADEQQDEDADEAEAQAEAEEPEEDDEDDNSASGSASSRRRRRRRRRSGDASGDDGTSGADDPERTVVKVREPRKKEAERELGTGFDEVQSIKGSTRMEAKKQRRREGREQGRRRVPIITEAEFLARREAVERVMVVRQHGERTQIGVLEDNILVEHYVNKEQSTSYVGNVYLGKVQNVLPSMEAAFVDIGKGRNAVLYAGEVNFEALGMAHGPRRIETALKSGQSVLVQVTKDPIGHKGARLTSQVSLPGRYLVYVPEGSMTGISRKLPDTERARLKTILKKIVPEDAGVIVRTAAEGASEDELRRDVERLQAQWEDIQKKAKSGGASNAPTLLYGEPDMTVRVVRDIFNEDFSKVIVSGDEAWETIYGYVAHVAPDLTDRLSRWTSEVDVFATYRIDEQLMKALDRKVYLPSGGSLVIDKTEAMVVVDVNTGKFTGQGGNLEETVTKNNLEAAEEIVRQLRLRDLGGIVVVDFIDMVLESNRDLVLRRLLECLGRDRTKHQVAEVTSLGLVQMTRKRVGQGLLESFSETCVHCNGRGVIVHMEQPTASGGGGNGTGKRSKKRGGRGGSDHTDHVEHTHEHDTHEDEHETEAELAAEVAEPVALPEPFAPDEELYSSAAEAEAAAGRGRGRRRATRKASAPAGAPKMAAEPVVEHAPEPVVEPEPAPVVEPEPVVESGASTGSTGAADAAPPAAARGRRRATRKASAPAGAPKAAEEVAEVVVTEAPKVETAPEPVAEPVVEETPAEAAPPRARRRATRKATAPAGSPSGTAEAAVVVVDAPSAEAEPEEAPAKKTAARKTAKKATAKKAATKKTAAAKKTAAKKTTAKKATAKKTAAAEQTSLPGVSADASEA; from the coding sequence ATGCTCGAGCGAGAAGAATCCGGCAACGCCGGATCGAACGAAGACAACAACTCACCCAGCGACACGCTGCCGCCGCGCCGTCGGCGCCGTGCGGCGTCGCGTCCGGCCGGTCCGCCGGTCGGCGGGGCCACTGAATCGGCCGAGTCGGCTGCGCCGGCCATACCGGCCGCGGAGGGTACCGCGGCCGAGGCCCCCGAGGCGTCGGCGCCTGCTGTACGCCGCCGCGCGACCCGTAAGGCGACCGCTGCTGCCGGTGCGCCCAAGGCTGAGGCCGCTGAGACCGTAGAGACCGAGGCCGCAGAGCCCGCACCCCGTGGCCGTACACGCCGCCGTGCTTCCGCTCCGGCCGGTGCGCCGGTGGCTGAGGCCGCCGTGACCGCCGTATCGGCATCCGCGGACGAGCCGCAGGCCGCCGAGCCGGCCGAGTCTGCTGCTCCGCCGCGTGCCCGTCGCCGTGCGACGCGTTCGGTGAGCGCGCCCGCCGGTGCCCCCAAGACCACCGAGGCCGTGGAGGCCGTCGAGGTCGCCGCACCCGCCGAGACCGTGGCGCAGGACGTAGCCGCCGAGCCGGCCGAGTCTGCTGCTCCGCCGCGTGCCCGTCGTCGTGCGACGCGTTCGGTGAGCGCGCCCGCCGGTGCCCCGAAGGCCGCCGAGCCTGCCGAGATCGTCGTGGCCGCCGTGCCGGACGCCGCTCCGGTCGAGGAGGCCGAGGCGGCCCCTGAGCCTGCCGCGCCGTCCCGCCGCCGTGCCGCTCGTAAGGCCACCGCGCCTGCCGGTGCGCCGAAGGCCGCCGAGGCTGTCGAGGCTGCTGAGCCCGCACCCGTCGAGAGCGACGAGCCCGCGCCCCGTGGCCGTAACCGCCGCCGCGCCACCGCCCCCGCTGCCGCGCCCGTCGCCGAGCCGGCCGGGGAGAGCCTGCCCGAGGCCGTCGCCGAGACGCTGGCCGAGGAGAACGACTCTCCGTCGCGCAGCCGCAAGCGCCGTCGCGCCGAGGCGCCGCAGTTCACCGCGAAGGCGGAGGAGAAGCAGCCGGAGGAGAACGGGCGCTCGCGCCGCCGGGCCCAGCGGCCCGCCGTCGCCGTGTTCCAGGCCCCGGTCTTCACCGAGCCGATGTTCCAGACCCCGGAGTCCGCCGCGGCCGCTGCCGCCGCCCGGCCCGCAGAGGTCGAGGACGAGGAGGAGGTGGAGGAGACGGTCGTGGAGGCCGTGACCCCCGCCGAGACCGAGCAGCCCGCGTCGCAGGCGGGGTCGCGCAGCAGCCGTCGCCGTCGCCGTCGCGGTGAGCCCGCCGAGGCCGAGAAGGCCGTCGAGGCGGCTCCCGTGGAGGAGCCCGCGGTCGAGGAGCCCGTCGAGGCCGAGGTCGAGGCCGAGGACGGTCAGGACGCCGAGGAGTCGGACGAGTACGGCGACCGGCCTTCGCGCCGTCGCCGCCGCGGTGGCCGTCGCCGTCGCCGGGGCGAGCCCGCGGACGCGGACGAGCAGCAGGACGAGGACGCCGACGAAGCCGAGGCGCAGGCCGAGGCCGAGGAGCCGGAGGAGGACGACGAGGACGACAACTCCGCGTCGGGTTCCGCCAGCAGCCGTCGCCGTCGGCGTCGCCGCCGTCGCAGCGGTGACGCGTCGGGCGACGACGGTACGTCGGGGGCGGACGACCCGGAGCGTACGGTCGTCAAGGTCCGCGAGCCGCGCAAGAAGGAAGCCGAGCGCGAGCTGGGCACCGGCTTCGACGAGGTCCAGTCCATCAAGGGCTCGACCCGTATGGAGGCCAAGAAGCAGCGCCGCCGCGAGGGCCGCGAGCAGGGCCGCCGCCGGGTGCCGATCATCACCGAGGCCGAGTTCCTGGCGCGCCGCGAGGCCGTCGAGCGCGTGATGGTCGTGCGTCAGCACGGCGAGCGCACGCAGATCGGTGTGCTCGAGGACAACATCCTCGTCGAGCACTACGTCAACAAGGAGCAGTCGACCTCGTACGTCGGCAACGTCTACCTGGGCAAGGTCCAGAACGTGCTCCCGTCGATGGAGGCCGCGTTCGTCGACATCGGCAAGGGCCGCAACGCCGTCCTGTACGCAGGTGAGGTCAACTTCGAGGCGCTCGGCATGGCGCACGGTCCGCGCCGTATCGAGACCGCGCTCAAGTCGGGTCAGTCGGTTCTGGTGCAGGTCACCAAGGACCCGATCGGTCACAAGGGTGCCCGTCTGACCAGCCAGGTCTCGCTGCCCGGCCGCTACCTGGTGTACGTGCCCGAGGGCTCGATGACCGGGATCAGCCGCAAGCTGCCCGACACCGAGCGCGCGCGTCTGAAGACCATCCTCAAGAAGATCGTTCCCGAGGACGCGGGCGTCATCGTCCGTACCGCCGCGGAAGGCGCCAGCGAGGACGAGCTGCGCCGTGACGTGGAGCGTCTGCAGGCGCAGTGGGAGGACATCCAGAAGAAGGCGAAGAGCGGCGGCGCGTCCAACGCCCCGACCCTGCTCTACGGCGAGCCGGACATGACCGTCCGGGTCGTCCGCGACATCTTCAACGAGGACTTCTCGAAGGTCATCGTCAGTGGTGACGAGGCGTGGGAGACGATCTACGGGTACGTCGCCCATGTCGCCCCCGACCTGACCGACCGGCTCTCGCGCTGGACGTCGGAGGTCGACGTCTTCGCGACGTACCGGATCGACGAGCAGCTGATGAAGGCGCTGGACCGCAAGGTCTACCTGCCTTCGGGCGGCTCGCTGGTGATCGACAAGACCGAGGCGATGGTCGTCGTCGACGTCAACACCGGCAAGTTCACCGGTCAGGGCGGCAACCTCGAAGAGACCGTCACGAAGAACAACCTCGAGGCGGCCGAGGAGATCGTGCGGCAGCTTCGCCTGCGCGACCTCGGTGGCATCGTCGTCGTCGACTTCATCGACATGGTCCTGGAGTCCAACCGCGACCTGGTGCTGCGCCGTCTCCTGGAGTGCCTGGGACGCGACCGCACCAAGCATCAGGTGGCCGAGGTCACCTCGCTGGGTCTGGTCCAGATGACGCGCAAGCGCGTCGGCCAGGGCCTGCTCGAGTCCTTCTCCGAGACCTGTGTCCACTGCAACGGGCGCGGTGTCATCGTGCACATGGAGCAGCCGACGGCTTCGGGCGGCGGCGGCAACGGCACCGGCAAGCGCTCCAAGAAGCGTGGCGGCAGGGGCGGTTCGGACCACACGGACCACGTCGAGCACACGCACGAGCACGACACCCACGAGGACGAGCACGAGACGGAGGCCGAGCTGGCCGCCGAGGTGGCCGAGCCCGTGGCGCTGCCCGAGCCGTTCGCGCCGGACGAGGAGCTGTACAGCAGCGCCGCCGAGGCGGAGGCGGCCGCAGGCCGCGGCCGTGGCCGCCGCAGGGCGACCCGCAAGGCGTCGGCTCCGGCCGGTGCGCCGAAGATGGCGGCCGAGCCGGTGGTGGAGCACGCTCCGGAGCCGGTAGTCGAGCCCGAGCCCGCTCCGGTGGTCGAGCCCGAGCCGGTCGTCGAGTCCGGTGCAAGCACCGGCTCCACTGGAGCGGCTGACGCCGCGCCCCCCGCTGCGGCCCGTGGGCGCCGCAGGGCGACCCGCAAGGCGTCGGCCCCGGCCGGTGCGCCGAAGGCTGCGGAGGAGGTCGCTGAGGTCGTCGTAACAGAGGCGCCCAAGGTGGAGACCGCCCCCGAGCCGGTGGCCGAGCCCGTGGTCGAGGAGACCCCGGCCGAGGCGGCTCCGCCGCGTGCCCGCCGCCGTGCGACGCGCAAGGCGACCGCTCCCGCGGGTTCCCCGTCGGGTACGGCCGAGGCCGCTGTGGTCGTGGTGGACGCCCCGTCCGCCGAGGCCGAGCCGGAGGAGGCTCCGGCCAAGAAGACGGCCGCCCGCAAGACCGCCAAGAAGGCGACGGCCAAGAAGGCCGCCACCAAGAAGACGGCGGCTGCGAAGAAGACGGCCGCGAAGAAGACGACGGCGAAGAAGGCCACCGCGAAGAAGACCGCGGCGGCCGAGCAGACATCCCTCCCGGGGGTGTCGGCGGACGCCTCCGAGGCGTAA
- the obgE gene encoding GTPase ObgE, which translates to MTTFVDRVELHAAAGNGGHGCASVHREKFTPLGGPDGGNGGRGGDVILVVEQAVTTLLDYHHSPHRKATNGQPGAGDNRSGKDGQDLVLPVPDGTVVLDKDGNVLADLVGQGTVFVAGQGGRGGLGNRALASARRKAPGFALLGEPGESRDIVLELKTVADVALVGYPSAGKSSLISVLSAAKPKIADYPFTTLVPNLGVVTAGSTVYTIADVPGLIPGASQGKGLGLEFLRHVERCSVLVHVLDTATLESERDPVSDLDVIEAELKQYGGLEDRPRIVVLNKIDIPDGKDLAEMIRPDLEARGYQVFEASAVARTGLKELSFALAGIIAEARAAKPLDETTRIVIRPKAVDDAGFTVKLDEEGIYRVRGEKPERWVRQTDFNNDEAVGYLADRLNRLGVETELLKAGAKSGDGVAIGTDENSVVFDWEPSMTAGAEMLGRRGEDHRLEAPRPAATRRRDREAERDEAQQEYDDFKPF; encoded by the coding sequence ATGACCACCTTCGTGGACCGCGTCGAGCTGCATGCCGCCGCGGGTAACGGAGGCCACGGCTGCGCCTCCGTACACCGTGAGAAGTTCACCCCGCTCGGCGGGCCCGACGGCGGGAACGGCGGGCGGGGCGGCGATGTGATCCTCGTCGTCGAGCAGGCCGTGACCACGCTGCTCGACTACCACCACTCACCGCACCGCAAGGCCACCAACGGCCAGCCCGGCGCCGGTGACAACCGCTCCGGCAAGGACGGTCAGGACCTGGTGCTGCCGGTGCCGGACGGGACCGTTGTCCTCGACAAGGACGGCAACGTACTGGCCGACCTGGTCGGGCAGGGGACCGTCTTCGTCGCGGGGCAGGGCGGGCGCGGCGGGCTCGGCAACCGTGCGCTGGCCTCCGCCCGGCGCAAGGCGCCCGGGTTTGCGCTGCTGGGTGAGCCGGGGGAGTCCCGGGACATCGTCCTCGAGCTCAAGACCGTCGCCGACGTCGCGCTGGTGGGCTACCCGAGTGCGGGCAAGTCTTCGCTCATTTCCGTACTGAGCGCTGCCAAGCCGAAGATCGCCGACTATCCGTTCACGACGCTCGTTCCGAACCTGGGCGTCGTGACCGCGGGGTCGACCGTTTACACCATCGCCGACGTTCCTGGGCTCATCCCGGGCGCCAGCCAGGGCAAGGGGCTCGGTCTTGAGTTCCTGCGGCACGTGGAGCGCTGCTCGGTGCTCGTGCACGTACTGGACACGGCGACTCTTGAGTCGGAGCGCGACCCGGTCTCGGACCTCGATGTCATCGAGGCCGAGCTGAAGCAGTACGGCGGGCTCGAGGACCGGCCGCGCATTGTGGTGCTCAACAAGATCGACATTCCCGACGGCAAGGATCTCGCCGAGATGATCCGGCCCGATCTGGAGGCCCGCGGCTACCAGGTATTCGAGGCGTCGGCCGTTGCACGGACGGGTCTGAAGGAGCTGTCCTTCGCGCTCGCTGGCATCATCGCCGAGGCGCGTGCGGCCAAGCCCCTCGACGAGACGACTCGTATCGTCATCCGGCCCAAGGCCGTGGACGACGCGGGCTTCACCGTCAAGCTGGACGAGGAAGGCATCTACCGGGTGCGCGGCGAGAAGCCGGAGCGCTGGGTGCGCCAGACCGACTTCAACAACGACGAGGCCGTCGGCTATCTCGCGGACCGCCTCAACCGTCTCGGTGTCGAGACCGAGCTGCTCAAGGCCGGTGCGAAGTCCGGCGACGGCGTTGCCATCGGTACGGACGAGAATTCCGTGGTGTTCGACTGGGAGCCGTCGATGACGGCCGGCGCCGAAATGCTGGGCCGTCGTGGCGAGGACCACCGCCTCGAAGCGCCGCGCCCCGCGGCCACGCGCCGTCGCGACCGCGAGGCGGAGCGGGACGAGGCGCAGCAGGAGTACGACGACTTCAAGCCCTTCTAG
- a CDS encoding TIGR03936 family radical SAM-associated protein, whose amino-acid sequence MQRIRLRYTKRGRLRFTSHRDFQRAFERALRRAEVPMAYSAGFTPHPKVSYANAAPTGTGSEAEFLEIALTEARDPEKLRLLLDESMPVGLDIVDAVEARTSGLADRLTASVWEMTLNGVEFEDAEKAVAAFNAAETVEVQRRAKNGLRTFDARSAVAELEVVRPQPDRPVDGPCAILRLVVRHVTPAVRPDDVLSGLTVVADLAPPVPAAVTRLAQGLFDEESGTVTDPLAPDREAAPAAPPTAAGTAAATAPDGPAA is encoded by the coding sequence GTGCAGCGCATCCGACTGCGCTACACCAAGCGCGGCCGCCTCCGGTTCACCAGCCACCGTGACTTCCAGCGCGCTTTCGAGCGTGCGCTGCGCCGGGCCGAGGTGCCCATGGCGTACTCGGCGGGCTTCACCCCGCACCCCAAGGTCTCGTACGCCAACGCCGCACCCACCGGCACGGGCAGCGAGGCCGAGTTCCTGGAGATCGCCCTCACCGAGGCGCGGGACCCGGAGAAGCTGCGGCTGCTGCTCGACGAGTCGATGCCGGTCGGCCTCGACATCGTCGACGCGGTCGAGGCAAGGACGTCGGGTCTCGCCGACCGGCTGACCGCGTCCGTATGGGAAATGACCCTGAACGGCGTCGAGTTCGAGGATGCCGAGAAGGCGGTGGCGGCTTTCAACGCTGCCGAGACCGTCGAGGTCCAGCGGCGTGCGAAGAACGGTCTGCGGACCTTCGACGCCCGCAGTGCTGTAGCGGAGCTCGAGGTCGTTCGTCCACAGCCTGATAGGCCGGTGGACGGGCCCTGTGCGATACTGCGGCTGGTTGTTCGGCACGTGACACCTGCCGTGCGACCCGACGACGTCCTGTCCGGTCTCACTGTTGTGGCCGACCTGGCGCCGCCGGTCCCCGCAGCGGTGACCAGGCTGGCGCAGGGGCTCTTCGACGAGGAGTCCGGCACGGTGACCGACCCGCTCGCGCCCGACCGCGAGGCTGCCCCGGCCGCTCCACCCACGGCCGCCGGGACTGCCGCCGCGACGGCGCCGGATGGTCCCGCCGCGTAA
- the rplU gene encoding 50S ribosomal protein L21 encodes MYAIVRSGGRQHKVAVGDIVEVDKISTALVGDTVELSTLLVVDGDAVTSDPWVLAGIKVTAEVVDHHKGEKIDILRYKNKTGYRRRQGHRQQYTAIKVTGIPAAAK; translated from the coding sequence GTGTACGCCATCGTGCGCAGCGGTGGTCGCCAGCACAAGGTTGCTGTCGGCGACATCGTTGAGGTTGACAAGATTTCCACCGCCCTGGTTGGCGACACCGTAGAGCTCTCTACGCTGCTCGTTGTCGACGGCGACGCTGTGACCAGCGACCCGTGGGTCCTGGCCGGTATCAAGGTCACGGCCGAGGTCGTGGACCACCACAAGGGCGAGAAGATCGACATTCTCCGCTACAAGAACAAGACCGGCTACCGCCGTCGCCAGGGTCACCGTCAGCAGTACACGGCGATCAAGGTCACCGGTATCCCCGCGGCTGCGAAGTAA
- a CDS encoding bifunctional cytidylyltransferase/SDR family oxidoreductase, which produces MSVQHKATKPRTTAVVLAGGTGQRVGLSIPKQLLKIAGKAVIEHTLTIFQNAEDIDDVIVLMAPGYVPDIEKIVAKAGLTKVTRIIEGGSTRNETTERAIAALGEGLAEGEDRNVLFHDAVRPLLSQRVIKDCVEALERYQAVDVAIPSADTIIVTRTHGEDGEFITEVPDRSRLRRGQTPQAFKLSTIRRAYEIADGDPNFQATDDCTVVLKYLPDVPIYVVAGDEYNMKVTQPVDVFIADKLFQLASTAAPRQADEAAYRELLAGKTLVVFGGSYGIGADIAELAKNYGASVYALGRSTTGTHVDNPEHVDDALSKAYAETGRVDFVVNTAGVLRIGKLAETDNATIEEALRVNYLAPVQIARASYKYLAETKGQLLLYTSSSYTRGRAEYSLYSSTKAAMVNLTQALADEWAGDDIRVNCVNPERTATPMRTKAFGQEPEGSLLSSEAVARTSLDVLLSELTGHVIDVRQQDPTREASETSDFEAALASVLDRQGDV; this is translated from the coding sequence GTGTCTGTGCAGCACAAAGCAACCAAGCCCCGCACTACAGCAGTCGTGCTCGCCGGTGGTACCGGTCAGCGCGTGGGTCTGTCCATCCCCAAGCAGCTGCTGAAGATCGCCGGCAAGGCTGTCATCGAGCACACGCTGACGATCTTCCAGAACGCGGAAGACATCGACGACGTCATCGTGCTCATGGCCCCGGGCTATGTGCCGGACATCGAGAAGATCGTCGCCAAGGCCGGTCTGACCAAGGTCACGCGGATCATCGAAGGCGGCTCGACCCGTAACGAGACCACCGAGCGTGCCATCGCGGCCCTCGGCGAGGGTCTCGCGGAGGGCGAGGACCGCAACGTCCTCTTCCACGACGCGGTCCGTCCGCTGCTGTCGCAGCGTGTCATCAAGGACTGCGTGGAGGCGCTGGAGCGCTACCAGGCCGTCGACGTCGCCATCCCGTCCGCGGACACGATCATCGTGACGCGTACGCACGGTGAGGACGGCGAGTTCATCACCGAGGTCCCCGACCGCTCGCGTCTGCGCCGCGGCCAGACCCCGCAGGCCTTCAAGCTCTCGACGATCCGCAGGGCGTACGAGATCGCCGACGGCGACCCGAACTTCCAGGCGACCGACGACTGCACCGTGGTGCTCAAGTACCTCCCCGACGTGCCGATCTACGTCGTCGCGGGCGACGAGTACAACATGAAGGTCACCCAGCCCGTCGACGTCTTCATCGCCGACAAGCTGTTCCAGCTGGCCTCCACCGCCGCCCCCCGCCAGGCCGACGAGGCCGCCTACCGCGAGCTGCTCGCCGGCAAGACGCTGGTCGTCTTCGGCGGTTCGTACGGCATCGGCGCGGACATCGCGGAGCTCGCCAAGAACTACGGCGCCAGCGTCTACGCGCTCGGCCGCTCCACCACCGGCACGCACGTCGACAACCCGGAGCACGTCGACGACGCGCTCTCCAAGGCGTACGCCGAGACCGGCCGCGTCGACTTCGTCGTCAACACCGCGGGCGTCCTGCGCATCGGCAAGCTCGCCGAGACCGACAACGCCACCATCGAGGAGGCGCTGCGGGTCAATTACCTGGCGCCGGTGCAGATCGCCCGTGCCTCGTACAAGTACCTGGCCGAGACCAAGGGCCAGCTGCTGCTCTACACGTCCTCCAGTTACACGCGCGGCCGCGCCGAGTACAGCCTGTACTCCTCCACCAAGGCCGCCATGGTCAACCTGACCCAGGCGCTGGCCGACGAGTGGGCGGGCGACGACATCCGCGTCAACTGCGTCAACCCCGAGCGGACCGCGACCCCCATGCGCACCAAGGCCTTCGGCCAGGAGCCCGAGGGTTCGCTGCTGTCCTCCGAGGCGGTGGCCAGGACTTCTCTGGACGTGCTGCTCTCCGAGCTCACCGGCCACGTCATCGACGTACGGCAGCAGGACCCGACGCGCGAGGCGAGCGAGACGTCGGACTTCGAAGCTGCGCTGGCCTCGGTCCTGGACCGTCAGGGCGATGTGTAA
- a CDS encoding TIGR03960 family B12-binding radical SAM protein, whose amino-acid sequence MSAESVFPQLEALLPHVQKPIQYVGGELNSTVKNWDECDVRWALMYPDAYEVGLPNQGVMILYEVLNEREGVLAERTYSVWPDLEALMREHKVPQFTVDAHRPVKAFDVFGLSFSTELGYTNMLTALDLAGIPLSAKDRTVDDPIVLAGGHAAFNPEPIAEFIDCAVIGDGEQAVLAITDIVRAWKAEGRPGGREEVLLRLAKTGGVYVPGFYDVEYLPDGRIGRVVPNRSGVPWRVSKHTVMDLDEWPYPKQPLVPLAETVHERMSVEIFRGCTRGCRFCQAGMITRPVRERSITGIGEMVEKGLKATGFEEVGLLSLSSADHSEIAEVAKGLADRYTEDKIGLSLPSTRVDAFNIDLANELTRNGRRSGLTFAPEGGSERIRKVINKMVSEEDLIRTVATAYGNGWRQVKLYFMVGLPTETDEDVLQIAEMAANVIAKGREVAGNDIRCTVSIGGFVPKPHTPFQWAPQLSAEETDARLTKLRDKIRGDKKYGRSIGFRYHDGKPGIVEGLLSRGDRRIGSVIRAVYEGGGRFDGWREYFSYDRWMQAAEKTLPDVGLDVDWYTTRERTYEEVLPWDHLDSGLDKDWLWEDWQDSLDETEVEDCRWTPCFDCGVCPQMDTSIQIGPTGKTLLPLTVVK is encoded by the coding sequence ATGTCTGCCGAGTCGGTCTTCCCACAGCTCGAAGCTCTGCTCCCGCATGTGCAGAAGCCCATTCAGTACGTCGGCGGTGAGCTCAACTCCACCGTCAAGAACTGGGACGAGTGCGACGTCCGCTGGGCGCTCATGTACCCCGACGCGTACGAGGTCGGGCTGCCCAACCAGGGCGTCATGATCCTCTACGAGGTACTGAACGAGCGCGAGGGCGTCCTCGCCGAGCGCACGTACAGCGTGTGGCCGGACCTCGAGGCGCTGATGCGCGAGCACAAGGTCCCGCAGTTCACGGTGGACGCGCACCGCCCCGTGAAGGCATTCGACGTCTTCGGGCTCTCCTTCTCCACCGAGCTCGGCTACACCAACATGCTCACCGCCCTGGACCTCGCGGGCATCCCGCTGAGCGCCAAGGACCGGACGGTCGACGACCCGATCGTGCTCGCCGGAGGCCACGCCGCCTTCAACCCCGAGCCGATCGCCGAGTTCATCGACTGCGCCGTCATCGGCGACGGCGAGCAGGCCGTCCTGGCGATCACCGACATCGTCCGCGCCTGGAAGGCGGAGGGTCGCCCCGGCGGCCGCGAGGAGGTCCTCCTCCGGCTCGCGAAGACCGGCGGGGTGTACGTCCCCGGCTTCTACGACGTCGAGTACCTGCCGGACGGGCGTATTGGCCGTGTCGTACCCAACCGCTCGGGGGTTCCGTGGCGGGTCTCCAAGCACACTGTCATGGACCTCGACGAGTGGCCGTACCCCAAGCAGCCGCTCGTGCCGCTCGCGGAGACCGTCCACGAGCGGATGTCCGTAGAGATCTTCCGCGGCTGCACCCGCGGCTGCCGTTTCTGCCAGGCCGGCATGATCACGCGCCCCGTACGGGAGCGAAGCATCACCGGCATCGGCGAGATGGTCGAGAAGGGTCTCAAGGCGACCGGGTTCGAAGAGGTCGGGCTGCTCTCGCTGTCGTCCGCGGACCACAGCGAGATCGCCGAGGTCGCGAAGGGCCTGGCCGACCGCTACACCGAGGACAAGATCGGCCTGTCGCTGCCGTCCACCCGCGTGGACGCCTTCAACATCGACCTGGCCAACGAGCTCACCCGCAACGGCCGCCGCTCCGGCCTCACCTTCGCCCCCGAGGGCGGCTCCGAGCGCATCCGCAAGGTCATCAACAAGATGGTCTCGGAAGAGGACCTGATCCGTACCGTCGCGACGGCCTACGGAAACGGCTGGCGTCAGGTGAAGCTGTACTTCATGGTCGGCCTCCCCACCGAGACCGACGAAGACGTCCTCCAGATCGCCGAGATGGCGGCCAACGTCATCGCCAAGGGCCGCGAGGTCGCGGGCAACGACATCCGCTGCACGGTCTCCATCGGCGGCTTCGTGCCCAAGCCGCACACCCCCTTCCAGTGGGCGCCGCAGCTCAGCGCCGAGGAGACGGACGCCCGGCTCACCAAGCTGCGCGACAAGATCCGCGGCGACAAGAAGTACGGCCGCTCGATCGGCTTCCGCTACCACGACGGCAAGCCCGGCATCGTCGAGGGCCTGCTCTCGCGCGGCGACCGCCGGATCGGTTCCGTCATCCGCGCCGTGTACGAGGGCGGCGGCCGTTTCGACGGCTGGCGCGAATACTTCAGTTACGACCGCTGGATGCAGGCTGCCGAGAAGACGCTGCCGGACGTCGGCCTGGACGTCGACTGGTACACGACGCGTGAGCGCACGTACGAGGAGGTCCTGCCCTGGGACCACCTGGACTCCGGTCTCGACAAGGACTGGCTCTGGGAGGACTGGCAGGACTCGCTCGACGAGACCGAGGTCGAGGACTGCCGCTGGACCCCGTGCTTCGACTGTGGCGTCTGCCCGCAGATGGACACGAGCATCCAGATCGGCCCGACGGGGAAGACGCTGCTTCCGCTCACGGTCGTCAAGTAG